From the genome of Actinacidiphila yeochonensis CN732, one region includes:
- a CDS encoding MIP/aquaporin family protein: protein MDSRTRAPLDLGSVDVRTVACEFLGTLLLVFLAVGAAVIGGQFIGTVGISLAFGFTLLVLAYVFGPVSGAHLNPAVTLGMLVARRITVRTAVEYWVAQIVGGIIGAALLLMVVRQVPGLTVHGRFGTNGYGYRSAVGVNIFGAFVVELILTFLLVYVYLAVTRRVALIGFGALAVGLALAVINLMGIPITGAGVNPARSLSPAIFAGSPPLIQVWLFLVAPLVGGALAAVVHEVTHPALDALRAAHAAGGEDVDPAGGLDLDDGR from the coding sequence ATGGACAGCCGCACCCGCGCGCCACTCGACCTCGGTTCGGTGGACGTGCGCACGGTGGCGTGCGAGTTCCTCGGCACGCTGCTGCTCGTCTTCCTGGCCGTGGGCGCCGCCGTGATCGGCGGGCAGTTCATCGGCACCGTGGGCATCTCGCTGGCCTTCGGCTTCACGCTGCTGGTGCTCGCGTACGTCTTCGGCCCCGTCTCCGGCGCCCACCTGAACCCGGCGGTGACGCTCGGCATGCTGGTGGCGCGGCGGATCACCGTACGCACCGCGGTGGAGTACTGGGTCGCGCAGATCGTGGGCGGGATCATCGGCGCCGCGCTGCTGCTGATGGTGGTCAGGCAGGTGCCGGGGCTCACCGTCCACGGCCGGTTCGGCACCAACGGCTACGGCTACCGGTCGGCGGTCGGCGTCAACATCTTCGGGGCCTTCGTCGTGGAGCTGATCCTGACGTTCCTGCTGGTCTACGTGTACCTCGCGGTGACCCGGCGGGTGGCCCTGATCGGTTTCGGCGCGCTGGCCGTCGGGCTCGCCCTCGCGGTGATCAACCTGATGGGCATCCCCATCACCGGCGCCGGCGTCAACCCGGCCCGCAGCCTGAGCCCGGCGATCTTCGCCGGCAGCCCGCCGCTCATCCAGGTGTGGCTGTTCCTGGTCGCGCCGCTGGTCGGCGGGGCACTGGCGGCGGTCGTCCACGAGGTCACCCACCCGGCGCTGGACGCGCTCAGGGCGGCACACGCCGCAGGCGGCGAGGACGTCGACCCGGCGGGCGGCCTGGACCTGGACGACGGCCGCTGA
- a CDS encoding DUF1844 domain-containing protein → MSDAPAPTDVPVTAPSDAAAGAMARDIADVPAVEVITTVAVHLMSAAAVNLGLAEEGDAHKDLDEARKLIQALAGLVTASATEISSFHAAPLRDGLKSLQLAFREASVVPDEPGAGPGEKFTGPVYS, encoded by the coding sequence ATGAGCGACGCACCCGCACCGACCGACGTACCCGTCACCGCCCCCTCCGACGCGGCAGCCGGGGCCATGGCCCGGGACATCGCCGACGTCCCGGCCGTCGAGGTGATCACGACGGTGGCCGTCCACCTGATGAGCGCCGCCGCGGTGAACCTGGGCCTGGCCGAGGAGGGCGACGCGCACAAGGACCTCGACGAGGCGCGCAAGCTCATCCAGGCCCTGGCCGGGCTGGTGACCGCCAGCGCCACCGAGATCAGCTCCTTCCACGCCGCCCCGCTGCGGGACGGGCTGAAGTCGCTCCAGCTGGCCTTCCGCGAGGCGTCGGTGGTGCCGGACGAGCCCGGCGCCGGGCCCGGCGAGAAGTTCACCGGCCCCGTCTACTCCTGA
- the infC gene encoding translation initiation factor IF-3 gives MSAEPRINDRIRVPEVRLVGPSGEQVGIVPLAKALELAQEYDLDLVEVAANARPPVCKLMDYGKFKYESAMKAREARKNQAHTVIKEMKLRPKIDPHDYDTKKGHVVRFLKQGDKVKITIMFRGREQSRPELGFRLLQRLAEDVQDLGFIESNPKQDGRNMIMVLGPHKKKTEAMAEAREAQAARKTGRLGEQGEVEVDTEVETETDLDGEAPADAG, from the coding sequence ATCAGCGCCGAGCCCCGCATCAACGACCGGATTCGCGTTCCCGAGGTGCGACTTGTCGGCCCCAGCGGCGAGCAGGTCGGCATTGTGCCGCTTGCCAAGGCCCTGGAGCTTGCGCAGGAGTACGACCTCGACCTGGTCGAGGTCGCGGCGAACGCCCGTCCGCCCGTGTGCAAGCTCATGGACTACGGGAAGTTCAAGTACGAGTCGGCCATGAAGGCCCGTGAGGCGCGCAAGAACCAGGCGCACACGGTCATCAAGGAGATGAAGCTCCGGCCGAAGATCGACCCGCACGACTACGACACCAAGAAGGGTCACGTCGTCCGGTTCCTCAAGCAGGGCGACAAGGTCAAGATCACGATCATGTTCCGCGGACGCGAGCAGTCCCGGCCGGAGCTCGGCTTCCGGCTGCTCCAGCGGCTCGCGGAGGACGTCCAGGACCTCGGCTTCATCGAGTCGAATCCCAAGCAGGACGGCCGGAACATGATCATGGTCCTCGGTCCGCACAAGAAGAAGACCGAGGCGATGGCCGAAGCCCGCGAGGCACAGGCCGCCCGCAAGACCGGCCGCCTGGGCGAGCAGGGCGAGGTCGAGGTCGACACCGAGGTCGAGACCGAGACGGATCTGGACGGCGAGGCCCCGGCCGACGCCGGCTGA
- the rpmI gene encoding 50S ribosomal protein L35 has translation MPKNKTHSGTSKRFKITGSGKVLRERAGKRHLLEHKPSSKTRALTGTVEVAPADAKKIKKLLGK, from the coding sequence ATGCCGAAGAACAAGACGCACAGCGGTACGAGCAAGCGCTTCAAGATCACCGGCTCCGGCAAGGTGCTGCGCGAGCGTGCCGGCAAGCGCCACCTGCTTGAGCACAAGCCGTCCAGCAAGACGCGGGCCCTGACCGGTACGGTCGAGGTGGCCCCGGCTGACGCGAAGAAGATCAAGAAGCTTCTCGGTAAGTGA
- the rplT gene encoding 50S ribosomal protein L20, with amino-acid sequence MARVKRAVNAQKKRRAILEQASGYRGQRSRLYRKAKEQVTHSLVYNYNDRKKRKGDFRQLWIQRINAAARANGMTYNRLIQGLKAANVEVDRKILAELAVNDAPAFAALVEVAQKALPADVNAPKAA; translated from the coding sequence GTGGCACGCGTCAAGCGGGCAGTCAACGCCCAGAAGAAGCGCCGGGCGATCCTTGAGCAGGCCAGCGGCTACCGCGGTCAGCGTTCGCGCCTGTACCGCAAGGCCAAGGAGCAGGTCACCCACTCCCTGGTCTACAACTACAACGACCGCAAGAAGCGCAAGGGCGACTTCCGGCAGCTGTGGATCCAGCGGATCAACGCCGCCGCCCGCGCCAACGGCATGACGTACAACCGCCTCATCCAGGGGCTGAAGGCCGCCAACGTCGAGGTCGACCGCAAGATCCTCGCCGAGCTGGCCGTCAACGACGCCCCGGCGTTCGCCGCGCTGGTCGAGGTCGCGCAGAAGGCGCTGCCCGCCGACGTCAACGCCCCCAAGGCGGCCTGA
- a CDS encoding TrmH family RNA methyltransferase → MGTTPDLTSLRSTRVTAAHRLAKRSFRGKERRFLAEGPQAVREAVAHAGGPDGRTLIELYATPEAAERHADLVGAARAAGAPVLTATPEVMAEISDTVTPQGLVAVCRFLDAPLAAVLAARPRLVAVLANVRDPGNAGTVLRCADAAGADAVVLTDASVDLYNPKAVRASAGSLFHLPVAVGVPVEEAVAGLRGAGLRVLAADGAGAGDLDTELDEGRMGAPTAWVFGNEAWGLPEETRALSDAVVRVPIHGHAESLNLATAAAVCLYASARAQRAPAGCRSVTST, encoded by the coding sequence ATGGGCACCACCCCCGACCTCACCTCCCTGCGGTCCACGCGGGTGACAGCCGCCCACCGGCTGGCCAAGCGCAGCTTCCGCGGCAAGGAGCGCCGCTTCCTCGCCGAGGGCCCGCAGGCGGTGCGTGAGGCCGTGGCCCACGCCGGCGGCCCCGACGGCCGCACTCTCATCGAGCTCTACGCCACCCCCGAGGCGGCCGAGCGCCACGCCGACCTGGTCGGCGCCGCCCGTGCGGCCGGCGCCCCCGTGCTCACCGCCACCCCCGAGGTGATGGCCGAGATCTCCGACACGGTCACCCCGCAGGGCCTGGTGGCCGTCTGCCGGTTCCTGGACGCCCCGCTGGCCGCCGTGCTCGCCGCCCGCCCCAGGCTCGTCGCCGTCCTCGCCAACGTCCGCGACCCGGGCAACGCCGGCACCGTGCTGCGCTGCGCCGACGCCGCCGGCGCCGACGCCGTGGTGCTCACCGACGCCTCCGTCGACCTGTACAACCCCAAGGCCGTGCGGGCCTCGGCCGGCAGCCTCTTCCACCTGCCGGTCGCCGTCGGGGTGCCCGTCGAGGAGGCGGTGGCCGGGCTGCGCGGCGCCGGGCTGCGGGTGCTGGCCGCCGACGGCGCGGGCGCCGGCGACCTGGACACCGAACTCGACGAGGGGCGGATGGGAGCCCCCACGGCCTGGGTCTTCGGCAACGAGGCGTGGGGCCTGCCCGAGGAGACCCGGGCGCTGTCCGACGCGGTGGTCCGGGTGCCCATCCACGGCCACGCCGAGAGCCTCAACCTCGCCACGGCCGCCGCGGTCTGCCTGTACGCCTCCGCTCGGGCGCAGCGCGCACCCGCGGGGTGCCGCAGCGTCACTTCCACCTAG
- a CDS encoding sensor histidine kinase codes for MPQEGVLGAPGRLAPAAGRRTHPAPSLLAPAEPADTACPPASGAVLDPDDLPDGLLVADSAGLVVGFNAAAARITALDPAAVLGRPVEQALPLEDLDGRRWWQLTDPYGGLAIRTGQPERNLLLPGGREVLVAARYVRSHPRGPVVRLVVTLRGTEARRRTERSHAELIATVAHELRSPLTSVKGFTATLLAKWERFTDDQKKLMLETVDADANRVTRLIAELLDISRIDSGRLEVHRQPVDMVAAVRRHVEAHLAAGQPADRFAVQVAAGLPQLWADPDKVDQILGNLLENAVRHGDGRVTIEVAAARATGGDGAERDTEGTAVTVSDEGPGIPEESVGRVFTRFWRGSKRGGTGLGLYIVKGIVEAHGGAISVGRAPGGGAEFRFTLPVGAPAFLG; via the coding sequence ATGCCGCAGGAGGGCGTGCTCGGCGCGCCGGGACGGCTCGCGCCGGCGGCCGGCCGCAGAACGCACCCGGCACCGTCCCTGCTCGCGCCCGCCGAGCCCGCGGACACCGCCTGCCCGCCCGCGTCCGGCGCGGTCCTCGACCCCGACGACCTGCCCGACGGCCTGCTCGTGGCGGACTCCGCCGGCCTGGTGGTCGGCTTCAACGCCGCCGCCGCCCGGATCACCGCCCTCGACCCGGCCGCGGTGCTCGGCCGCCCGGTCGAGCAGGCGCTGCCGCTGGAGGACCTCGACGGCCGCCGCTGGTGGCAGCTGACCGACCCGTACGGCGGGCTGGCCATCCGCACCGGCCAGCCGGAGCGCAACCTGCTGCTGCCCGGCGGCCGGGAGGTGCTGGTCGCCGCCCGCTACGTGCGCTCCCACCCGCGCGGCCCCGTCGTCCGGCTCGTGGTCACCCTGCGCGGCACCGAGGCCCGGCGCCGCACCGAACGCTCGCACGCCGAGCTGATCGCCACCGTCGCCCACGAGCTGCGCTCCCCGCTGACCTCGGTGAAGGGCTTCACGGCCACCCTGCTGGCGAAGTGGGAGCGTTTCACCGACGACCAGAAGAAGCTCATGCTGGAGACGGTGGACGCGGACGCCAACCGGGTGACCCGGCTGATCGCCGAGCTGCTGGACATCTCCCGGATCGACTCCGGCCGGCTGGAGGTGCACCGCCAGCCCGTCGACATGGTTGCCGCCGTCCGCCGCCACGTCGAGGCCCACCTCGCGGCGGGCCAGCCCGCCGACCGGTTCGCCGTGCAGGTCGCCGCCGGGCTGCCGCAGCTGTGGGCCGACCCCGACAAGGTCGACCAGATCCTGGGCAACCTGCTGGAAAACGCCGTGCGCCACGGCGACGGACGCGTCACCATTGAGGTCGCGGCGGCCCGCGCGACGGGCGGGGACGGCGCCGAACGCGACACGGAGGGCACGGCGGTCACGGTGAGCGACGAGGGTCCCGGCATCCCCGAGGAGTCGGTGGGTCGCGTCTTCACCCGCTTCTGGCGGGGCAGCAAGCGCGGCGGCACCGGGCTGGGCCTGTACATCGTCAAAGGCATCGTGGAGGCGCACGGCGGCGCCATCAGCGTGGGCCGGGCCCCCGGCGGCGGCGCCGAGTTCCGATTTACCCTGCCCGTCGGGGCCCCCGCGTTCCTGGGCTGA
- the pheS gene encoding phenylalanine--tRNA ligase subunit alpha, translating into MSAPNKSYDPVEVEALQPEQIERMRDEALAAIAAAADLDALAHVKTAHTGGTSPLALANREIGALPPQAKAEAGKRVGQARGAVNKALAARQAELETERDVRVLVEEAVDVTLPYDRRPAGARHPMTTLSERIEDIFTAMGYEVAEGPEVEAEWFNFDALNISVDNPVRSEQDTMFLAGPDGTEDTGRVLRTHTSGVQIRSLLERELPVYVIAPGRVYRTDALDATHTPVFHQVELLAVDEGLTMADLKGTLDHMVVSLFGEGMTTRLRPNHFPFTEPSAEMDMLCYVCRGTSAEDPERPCRTCSSEGWIELGGCGVVNPKVLTACGIDPQRYSGFAFGFGIERMLMFRHNVEDMRDIVEGDVRFTLPFGMEI; encoded by the coding sequence ATGTCGGCACCGAACAAGTCGTACGACCCAGTGGAGGTCGAGGCGTTGCAGCCGGAGCAGATCGAGCGGATGCGCGACGAGGCACTCGCCGCGATCGCGGCTGCCGCCGATCTTGACGCACTGGCCCACGTCAAGACCGCGCACACCGGCGGCACCTCGCCGCTCGCGCTGGCCAACCGGGAGATCGGCGCGCTGCCGCCCCAGGCCAAGGCGGAGGCGGGCAAGCGGGTCGGACAGGCCCGCGGCGCCGTCAACAAGGCGCTGGCCGCCCGGCAGGCCGAGCTGGAGACGGAGCGGGACGTCCGCGTGCTGGTCGAGGAGGCGGTGGACGTCACCCTTCCGTACGACCGCAGGCCGGCCGGCGCCCGCCACCCGATGACCACGCTCAGCGAGCGCATCGAGGACATCTTCACCGCGATGGGCTACGAGGTCGCGGAGGGTCCCGAGGTCGAGGCGGAGTGGTTCAACTTCGACGCCCTCAACATCTCGGTGGACAACCCGGTCCGCAGCGAGCAGGACACCATGTTCCTGGCCGGCCCGGACGGCACCGAGGACACCGGCCGGGTGCTGCGCACCCACACCTCCGGGGTGCAGATCCGCTCCCTGCTCGAACGCGAGCTGCCGGTCTACGTGATCGCCCCCGGCCGCGTCTACCGCACCGACGCGCTCGACGCCACGCACACCCCGGTCTTCCACCAGGTCGAGCTGCTCGCCGTGGACGAGGGCCTGACGATGGCGGACCTCAAGGGCACGCTCGACCACATGGTGGTCTCCCTCTTCGGCGAGGGCATGACGACCCGGCTGCGGCCGAACCACTTCCCGTTCACCGAGCCGTCCGCCGAGATGGACATGCTCTGCTACGTCTGCCGCGGCACGTCCGCCGAGGACCCGGAGCGCCCCTGCCGCACCTGCTCCTCCGAGGGCTGGATCGAGCTGGGCGGCTGCGGCGTGGTCAACCCCAAGGTGCTGACCGCCTGCGGTATCGACCCCCAGCGGTACAGCGGCTTCGCGTTCGGCTTCGGCATCGAGCGGATGCTGATGTTCCGCCACAACGTCGAGGACATGCGAGACATCGTCGAGGGTGACGTGCGCTTCACCCTCCCGTTCGGGATGGAGATCTGA